In Pseudomonadota bacterium, one genomic interval encodes:
- a CDS encoding divergent polysaccharide deacetylase family protein produces the protein MPFRTGWSVLCLCWLAVLAPAATADALDEGEADPQPVIALIIDDLGNRLGAGRQVVSLPGPVACAFLPRGPYTRELARRAHADHKEVMLHLPMQALATETQAAEQDELTLDMTFTQLRSALARDIAAVPFVSGLNNHQGSLLTRHPGSMAWLMQAIGEHGNLFFVDSRTTSATVARRVAQEYGIPNSERNVFLDNEAELDAVRAKFRELVSTARREGTALGIGHPHPATLEVLLQELGRLDAHGVQLVPVAQLIERQSNRQLAWHASSSR, from the coding sequence ATGCCGTTCCGAACCGGCTGGAGCGTTCTCTGCCTGTGCTGGCTGGCCGTGCTGGCACCGGCCGCGACAGCCGACGCGCTGGACGAGGGCGAGGCGGATCCGCAGCCGGTCATCGCACTGATCATCGACGACCTGGGTAACCGGCTGGGTGCCGGACGCCAGGTCGTCAGCCTGCCCGGTCCGGTTGCCTGTGCCTTTCTCCCGCGCGGCCCTTACACGCGGGAACTCGCGCGGCGCGCCCATGCGGACCACAAGGAGGTCATGCTGCACCTGCCGATGCAGGCGCTCGCGACCGAAACGCAGGCGGCGGAACAGGATGAGCTCACGCTGGACATGACCTTCACTCAGTTGCGCAGCGCGCTGGCACGGGATATCGCCGCGGTGCCGTTCGTCAGCGGTCTCAACAACCACCAGGGCAGCCTGCTCACCCGGCATCCCGGCAGCATGGCCTGGCTGATGCAGGCGATCGGCGAACACGGCAACCTGTTCTTCGTCGACAGCCGCACCACCAGCGCGACCGTGGCGCGCCGCGTGGCACAGGAATACGGCATCCCGAACAGTGAACGCAACGTCTTTCTCGACAACGAGGCGGAACTGGACGCCGTCCGCGCTAAATTCCGTGAACTGGTGTCCACGGCACGGCGCGAGGGCACGGCACTGGGCATCGGCCATCCCCACCCGGCAACACTCGAGGTGCTGCTGCAGGAGTTGGGTCGGCTTGATGCGCATGGAGTGCAGCTGGTCCCCGTCGCGCAGCTGATCGAACGGCAGAGCAACAGGCAACTGGCATGGCACGCGTCCTCGTCCCGCTAG
- a CDS encoding rhodanese-like domain-containing protein, with the protein MEINQLIEFSGNHPALVFALFALLAMLIGGELRQRLSGVSEVGPGEAIRLLNHDNAVMIDMRSDKEYGDGHVANAIHVPSADKLTALEKYRGRPVIVYCNSGNRSTGFCSRLRKDGFENVYNLRGGILGWQKAELPLARK; encoded by the coding sequence ATGGAAATCAACCAACTCATAGAATTCAGCGGCAACCATCCGGCACTCGTGTTCGCACTGTTCGCGCTGCTCGCCATGCTGATCGGCGGCGAGTTGCGTCAGCGGCTGAGCGGTGTCAGCGAGGTCGGTCCGGGTGAAGCCATCCGCCTGCTCAATCACGACAATGCCGTCATGATCGACATGCGCAGTGACAAGGAATACGGCGATGGACACGTGGCGAATGCCATACACGTACCGAGCGCCGACAAACTCACAGCACTCGAGAAGTACCGTGGCAGGCCGGTGATCGTGTATTGCAACAGCGGCAATCGTTCAACGGGATTCTGCAGCCGTCTGCGCAAGGATGGATTCGAGAACGTATACAACCTGAGAGGCGGTATACTCGGGTGGCAGAAGGCCGAGCTGCCGCTCGCCAGAAAATAA
- a CDS encoding DJ-1/PfpI family protein, whose amino-acid sequence MARVLVPLAQGCEELEAVTVIDLLRRAGITVDSAGLDGRPVRGSRGTVLVPDITLDEALARDYDMIVLPGGLPGADHLRDDARIIELVARLAEQERYTAAICAAPRVLARAGVLDGRRATSFPGALDVASVPGIDYCDEPVVRDGTVITSRGPGTAMDFALELIDILAGREQRDTVEAALQRPR is encoded by the coding sequence ATGGCACGCGTCCTCGTCCCGCTAGCGCAGGGTTGCGAAGAACTGGAGGCGGTGACGGTCATCGACCTGCTGCGGCGTGCCGGTATCACGGTCGACAGCGCCGGACTGGACGGGCGGCCGGTGCGCGGTTCGCGTGGCACGGTACTGGTGCCGGACATTACCCTGGACGAGGCCCTGGCACGCGACTACGACATGATCGTGCTGCCCGGCGGTCTGCCCGGTGCCGACCACCTGCGCGACGATGCGCGCATCATCGAACTCGTTGCGCGGCTGGCGGAACAGGAGCGCTATACCGCCGCAATCTGTGCCGCGCCGCGGGTGCTGGCGCGGGCCGGCGTGCTGGACGGTCGCCGCGCCACGAGCTTTCCGGGCGCGCTCGATGTGGCGTCGGTGCCCGGTATCGACTACTGCGACGAGCCGGTGGTGCGGGACGGTACCGTCATTACCTCGCGCGGTCCCGGCACCGCCATGGACTTCGCGCTCGAACTCATCGATATCCTGGCCGGCCGGGAGCAGCGCGACACGGTCGAGGCAGCACTGCAACGCCCGCGCTGA
- the secB gene encoding protein-export chaperone SecB, which yields MAGSEQNNTQNQGNTAVIHTQKVYTKDISFETPNSPDIFTREWKPALNLDLGQKVTELADNHFEVVLTLTATVKVEDTTAYLAEVQQAGIFLLQGIDKDTLRNIINVYCPQLLYPYASFVIADLVSRGGFPQLVLSPVNFEMIFKKRLAEAAAQRKDVN from the coding sequence ATGGCCGGATCGGAACAGAACAACACGCAGAACCAGGGGAACACTGCGGTCATCCACACGCAGAAGGTGTATACCAAGGACATCTCTTTCGAAACGCCGAATTCGCCAGATATCTTCACGCGCGAATGGAAGCCCGCCCTCAATCTCGACCTGGGGCAGAAAGTCACCGAGCTGGCGGACAACCATTTCGAAGTGGTCCTGACCCTGACCGCCACCGTCAAGGTGGAGGATACCACTGCCTACCTCGCGGAGGTGCAGCAGGCCGGCATCTTCCTGCTGCAGGGCATCGACAAGGACACACTGCGCAACATCATCAACGTGTACTGCCCGCAGCTGCTCTATCCCTACGCCTCGTTCGTGATAGCGGATCTGGTGTCACGCGGCGGATTCCCGCAGCTGGTGCTCTCCCCGGTGAATTTCGAGATGATCTTCAAGAAGCGGCTGGCGGAAGCCGCCGCGCAGCGCAAGGACGTCAACTGA
- the ubiB gene encoding ubiquinone biosynthesis regulatory protein kinase UbiB: MIRPAQIVRLIHINFVLVRHGLDEIILATHLFRPFRFLYYLAPWNWIPRRRGPRGVRIRRALEELGPIYVKFGQILSTRQDLLPEDIALELAHLQDDVPPFPGSLARAQIEKVFGCPVTGMFAAFDATPLASASIAQVHAARLQDGSEVVIKVLRPNVRHLIERDVNLLYTVAGLAERYWKTGRRLRPREVVAEFEKTLYDELDLLREAANASQLRRNFAGTNLLYVPEVYWDYCRPEIMVMERIRGIQISDVGALRASGIDLKQLSERGVEIFFTQVFRHNFFHADMHPGNIFVGRDGRYMAVDFGIMGTLNPVDQRYLAENFLAFFNRDYRRVAELHVESEWVPDGTRVDEFESAIRTVCEPIFEKPLKEISFGNVLLRLFQTARRFNMEVQPQLVLLQKTLLNIEGLGRQLYPELDLWKTAKPFLERTMSEQLGARSLLHSIRENVPDWNTALPELPLLAHRVLTQASTGKLEVHWRSDDLRHLRHELRRANRRTVGAVTGGSLLLSAAVIYGLDGYAPAMIFGAPLLTWLAGIAGLVLLLLSWPGDRD, encoded by the coding sequence ATGATTCGGCCAGCGCAGATCGTCCGTCTGATCCATATCAACTTCGTGCTGGTCCGGCACGGGCTGGACGAAATCATCCTCGCGACCCACCTGTTCCGGCCATTCCGTTTCCTGTACTACCTCGCGCCGTGGAACTGGATCCCGCGCCGGCGCGGGCCGCGCGGCGTGCGCATCCGCCGCGCGCTGGAGGAGCTCGGGCCGATCTACGTGAAGTTCGGCCAGATCCTGTCCACCCGTCAGGACCTGCTGCCCGAGGACATCGCGCTGGAACTCGCGCACCTGCAGGATGACGTGCCGCCGTTTCCCGGCAGCCTGGCACGGGCGCAGATCGAGAAGGTCTTCGGCTGCCCGGTGACCGGCATGTTCGCAGCGTTCGACGCAACACCGCTGGCCTCGGCCTCCATTGCACAAGTGCACGCCGCGCGTCTGCAGGACGGCAGCGAGGTCGTCATCAAGGTCCTGCGGCCCAACGTGCGGCATCTCATCGAACGCGACGTCAACCTGCTCTACACGGTTGCCGGCCTGGCCGAGCGCTACTGGAAGACCGGCCGCCGGCTGCGCCCCCGCGAGGTGGTGGCCGAGTTCGAAAAAACCTTGTACGACGAGCTCGATCTGCTGCGCGAGGCCGCCAATGCCTCACAGCTGCGACGCAATTTCGCCGGCACCAATCTGCTGTACGTACCGGAGGTCTACTGGGACTACTGCCGCCCCGAGATCATGGTCATGGAACGCATCCGCGGCATCCAGATCAGCGACGTCGGCGCACTGCGCGCGAGCGGCATCGACCTGAAACAGCTGTCCGAACGCGGCGTGGAAATTTTCTTCACGCAGGTATTCCGCCACAACTTCTTCCATGCCGACATGCATCCCGGCAACATCTTCGTGGGGCGCGATGGTCGTTACATGGCCGTCGACTTCGGCATCATGGGTACGCTGAATCCGGTCGACCAGCGCTACCTGGCGGAAAACTTCCTTGCCTTCTTCAACCGTGACTACCGGCGCGTGGCCGAGCTGCACGTCGAATCCGAATGGGTCCCGGACGGCACGCGGGTGGATGAATTCGAGTCGGCGATCCGCACGGTCTGCGAACCGATCTTCGAGAAGCCGCTCAAGGAGATTTCCTTCGGTAACGTGCTGCTGCGCCTGTTCCAGACGGCGCGTCGTTTCAACATGGAGGTGCAGCCGCAGCTGGTGCTGCTGCAGAAGACACTGCTCAACATCGAGGGACTGGGACGCCAACTGTACCCGGAACTCGATCTGTGGAAGACCGCCAAGCCCTTTCTGGAACGTACCATGAGCGAGCAACTCGGCGCACGCTCGCTGCTGCACAGCATCAGGGAGAACGTGCCGGACTGGAATACCGCGCTGCCGGAACTGCCGCTGCTCGCGCATCGCGTGCTGACACAGGCCAGCACCGGCAAGCTGGAAGTGCACTGGCGCTCCGACGACCTGCGGCACCTGCGGCATGAGCTGCGTCGAGCCAACAGGCGCACGGTCGGCGCCGTCACCGGTGGCAGCCTGCTGCTGTCCGCCGCCGTGATCTACGGGCTGGACGGCTATGCGCCGGCGATGATATTCGGCGCGCCGCTGCTCACCTGGCTGGCAGGTATCGCCGGCCTGGTCCTGCTGCTGCTGAGCTGGCCGGGCGATCGCGACTGA
- a CDS encoding TIGR00341 family protein, which translates to MRIIEIIADSGHIDTLAGIAEQHGVDDCWSSPPGEDGRCMTRMLVDDAARQKVVDTLQNVLGASAGTHIIIQPVEAVLPRSSEESEREKTGAGSGSQTREELYDRIKRGARLDLNYLLLVVLSTVVASIGLVEDNVAVIVGAMVIAPLLGPNIALAFSVALGDRRLMWQALQTNLAGIGLALLMSIATGALWQDRVQSSEILVRTDVGLAGVALALASGAAAVLSLVTGLSSTLVGVMVAVALLPPTATLGMMLGSGQYYLASGAGLLLAVNVVCINLAAKLMFIFRGVQPRTWLEKSKARQSLLITTLFWIVALALLMTAISVRHSLQG; encoded by the coding sequence ATGCGTATCATCGAGATCATCGCGGATTCCGGGCATATCGACACCCTGGCAGGCATCGCCGAGCAGCATGGGGTCGACGACTGCTGGTCGAGCCCGCCAGGCGAGGACGGCCGCTGCATGACACGGATGCTGGTCGACGATGCCGCGCGCCAGAAGGTGGTCGATACATTGCAGAACGTGCTCGGCGCCAGCGCCGGCACCCACATCATCATCCAGCCGGTCGAGGCGGTACTGCCGCGCAGCAGCGAGGAGAGTGAGCGGGAGAAGACCGGTGCGGGCAGTGGCAGCCAGACACGCGAAGAGCTGTATGACCGCATCAAGCGCGGTGCCCGCCTGGACCTGAACTACCTGCTGCTGGTGGTGCTGTCCACGGTGGTGGCATCCATCGGTCTGGTCGAGGACAACGTCGCCGTCATCGTCGGTGCCATGGTGATCGCGCCGCTGCTGGGTCCGAACATCGCCCTGGCATTTTCCGTCGCGCTCGGCGACCGCAGGCTGATGTGGCAGGCGCTGCAGACCAACCTTGCCGGGATCGGGCTGGCGCTGCTGATGTCGATCGCGACCGGCGCCCTGTGGCAGGATCGCGTGCAAAGCAGCGAAATCCTCGTCCGTACCGATGTCGGTCTGGCCGGCGTTGCACTGGCGCTTGCATCCGGCGCCGCCGCCGTGCTGTCACTGGTGACCGGGCTTTCCAGCACCCTGGTCGGTGTCATGGTCGCGGTGGCGCTGCTGCCGCCGACGGCGACGCTGGGGATGATGCTGGGCAGCGGGCAGTACTACCTGGCCTCGGGCGCCGGTCTGCTGCTGGCCGTCAACGTGGTATGCATCAACCTGGCCGCGAAGCTGATGTTCATCTTCCGGGGGGTGCAGCCGCGCACCTGGCTCGAAAAGAGCAAGGCCCGCCAGTCACTGCTGATCACGACCCTGTTCTGGATTGTCGCGCTGGCCTTGCTGATGACCGCCATCAGCGTGCGCCACAGCCTGCAGGGCTGA
- the gpmI gene encoding 2,3-bisphosphoglycerate-independent phosphoglycerate mutase, whose amino-acid sequence MVLLILDGWGYSEIPQHNAIAAARKPVWDALWREHPHMLIRTSGAAVGLPADQMGNSEVGHLNLGAGRVVYQEFTRVSRAIKTGSFFTNLTLTDAVDKAIESDRAVHILGLLSPGGVHSHEEHIHAMVELAVQRGARQVYLHAFLDGRDTPPSSAEPSLRAMEEQFARLQGGRFASVIGRYYAMDRDHHWPRIQAAYDLITQGKADYTAPDALSALAAAYARGEGDEFVKGTAIVPPGTAPVRVEDGDVVVFMNYRSDRARQITRPFIESGFEGFQREVQPRLADFVSLTEYKSDFKIHVAYPAERLKNVFGEYISNHGLRQLRLAETEKYAHVTFFFNGGVEQPFEGEDRILVKSPMVATYDLQPEMSSGEVTEHLVEALAGGSYDVIICNYANPDMVGHSGKFDAAVKAIEAVDRALGRVFEAVQACGGEMLITADHGNAEQMLDEETGQPHTAHTSNLVPLIYVGRPAAMAEHGALSDVVPSMLYLMNMEVPPEMTGTTLINLQPQSGAQDPPAAAAKLHG is encoded by the coding sequence ATGGTTTTGTTGATCCTGGACGGCTGGGGCTACAGCGAGATCCCCCAGCACAACGCCATTGCCGCAGCGCGCAAGCCGGTGTGGGATGCGCTCTGGCGCGAGCATCCCCACATGCTGATACGCACCTCGGGTGCCGCCGTCGGCCTGCCTGCGGACCAGATGGGGAATTCCGAGGTCGGCCATCTCAATCTCGGCGCCGGGCGCGTGGTCTACCAGGAATTCACCCGCGTCAGCCGTGCCATCAAGACCGGGTCGTTCTTCACCAACCTGACCCTGACCGACGCCGTCGACAAGGCCATCGAGAGCGACCGGGCGGTGCACATCCTCGGCCTGCTGTCCCCCGGCGGGGTGCACAGCCACGAGGAGCATATCCATGCCATGGTCGAGCTCGCCGTGCAGCGCGGCGCACGGCAGGTCTATCTGCACGCCTTCCTGGACGGCCGCGACACCCCGCCGAGCAGTGCCGAACCCTCCCTCCGGGCCATGGAGGAACAGTTCGCCCGGCTGCAGGGCGGCCGCTTCGCCTCGGTGATCGGCCGTTACTATGCCATGGACCGCGACCACCACTGGCCGCGGATCCAGGCCGCCTATGACCTGATCACCCAGGGCAAGGCGGACTACACCGCCCCCGATGCGCTGAGCGCGCTCGCTGCGGCCTATGCGCGCGGTGAGGGCGACGAGTTCGTCAAGGGCACCGCGATTGTGCCGCCGGGTACCGCGCCGGTGCGTGTCGAGGACGGCGACGTGGTCGTGTTCATGAATTACCGGTCCGACCGCGCGCGCCAGATCACGCGGCCGTTCATCGAATCCGGTTTCGAGGGCTTCCAGCGCGAGGTCCAGCCGCGCCTGGCGGATTTCGTCAGCCTCACCGAGTACAAGTCCGATTTCAAGATTCACGTGGCCTATCCCGCCGAACGCCTGAAAAACGTCTTCGGCGAATATATATCCAACCACGGTCTGCGCCAGCTGCGCCTGGCGGAGACGGAGAAATATGCCCATGTCACGTTCTTCTTCAACGGCGGCGTCGAGCAGCCGTTCGAGGGCGAGGATCGCATTCTGGTGAAGTCGCCGATGGTGGCTACCTACGACCTGCAGCCGGAGATGAGTTCCGGCGAGGTGACCGAACATCTCGTCGAGGCGCTCGCGGGCGGTTCCTACGATGTCATCATCTGCAATTACGCCAACCCGGACATGGTCGGACATTCGGGCAAATTCGATGCGGCGGTCAAGGCGATCGAGGCCGTCGATCGCGCGCTCGGACGTGTGTTCGAGGCAGTGCAGGCATGCGGCGGCGAAATGCTGATCACCGCCGATCACGGCAATGCCGAGCAGATGCTGGACGAGGAAACCGGCCAGCCGCACACGGCCCACACCAGTAACCTGGTGCCGCTGATCTATGTCGGCCGGCCGGCAGCCATGGCCGAGCACGGTGCGCTTTCGGATGTGGTGCCGAGCATGCTTTACCTGATGAACATGGAAGTACCGCCGGAAATGACCGGCACCACGCTCATCAACCTGCAGCCGCAAAGCGGCGCACAAGACCCGCCAGCGGCTGCCGCCAAACTGCATGGCTAG
- a CDS encoding peptidoglycan DD-metalloendopeptidase family protein: MHLRAGLLAAACLLLQLAPPDAAAAGNAQIAQETEKLQQLRARIKALTDELTSVRGEHDAEQARLEQTDRSIGRITAELRKLDVREAEARQELSRLEASRDSARTRLEQMHGTLVRELRAAYRNGRQERIKLLLNQEDPAQVGRMLIYQGYFTRARSRRMDEFRTTLEQLQDAERVVREQQAALGELRAERERQIAGLDAEKAQQADIVAQLKRRLASGTAELGKLEADAERVNKLLVALQQALRDLPAPGDNRPLAKLKGKLAWPVAGRISMGYGAQLGAGKMRARGVHITTAAGADVHAIARGRVVFADWLRGFGLLLILDHGDGYMSLYGENSSLYKDVGAKVGAGEVVAAAGSSGGQQRTGLYLELRKDGQPLDPGSWFKGRPLAQQASRAGGD; the protein is encoded by the coding sequence ATGCATCTCCGTGCCGGCCTGCTTGCCGCCGCGTGTCTGCTGCTACAGCTGGCGCCGCCCGATGCAGCCGCCGCGGGCAACGCCCAGATCGCCCAGGAAACGGAAAAGCTGCAGCAGCTGCGCGCACGCATCAAGGCCCTCACGGACGAGCTGACGTCGGTCCGCGGCGAGCACGACGCAGAACAGGCGCGGTTGGAACAGACCGACCGGTCGATCGGGCGTATCACCGCGGAACTGCGCAAGCTGGATGTACGCGAGGCCGAGGCACGGCAGGAGCTGTCCCGACTCGAGGCGTCGCGCGACAGCGCCAGGACGCGGCTCGAGCAGATGCACGGCACGCTGGTGCGGGAGCTCAGGGCGGCCTACCGTAACGGGCGTCAGGAACGCATCAAACTCCTGCTGAACCAGGAAGACCCCGCGCAGGTGGGGCGCATGCTGATCTATCAGGGGTACTTCACTCGGGCCCGCAGCCGGCGCATGGACGAGTTTCGTACTACCCTGGAGCAGTTGCAGGATGCCGAGCGCGTGGTGCGTGAACAGCAGGCGGCGTTGGGCGAGTTGCGGGCCGAACGGGAGCGGCAGATCGCCGGACTCGATGCGGAAAAGGCGCAGCAGGCGGACATCGTCGCCCAGCTCAAGCGGCGCCTGGCCAGCGGGACCGCGGAGCTGGGGAAACTCGAGGCTGATGCCGAACGGGTCAACAAGCTGCTGGTAGCGCTGCAACAGGCACTGCGTGATCTCCCGGCGCCAGGCGACAACCGTCCCTTGGCCAAGCTCAAGGGCAAGCTGGCCTGGCCGGTCGCCGGCCGCATCAGCATGGGGTACGGGGCGCAGCTGGGCGCCGGCAAGATGCGCGCGCGCGGTGTACACATCACCACCGCGGCTGGTGCCGATGTCCACGCCATCGCCCGCGGGCGGGTCGTCTTCGCCGACTGGCTGCGTGGCTTCGGCCTGCTGCTGATCCTGGATCATGGCGACGGCTACATGTCGTTGTATGGTGAAAACAGCAGTCTATACAAGGATGTCGGCGCCAAGGTTGGCGCCGGCGAGGTGGTTGCCGCGGCCGGCAGCAGTGGCGGTCAGCAGCGCACCGGGCTGTACCTCGAGTTGCGCAAGGACGGCCAGCCGCTGGATCCCGGCAGCTGGTTCAAGGGGCGACCGCTTGCGCAGCAGGCCAGCCGCGCTGGCGGGGATTGA
- a CDS encoding S41 family peptidase — protein MKSILKANIHSYLLLLTGLVTGVLVSIGHGVLAERETVQATLPIEELRTFSDVFGRIKNDYVVDVDDKELIENAIRGMLAGLDPHSSYLDSEQFNELQVGTTGQFGGLGIEVGMEDGFVKVIAPIDDTPAQRAGILAGDLIIRLDETPVKGMSLNDAVKIMRGEPGSDIVLTIVREGVDQPIKVTITRDVIKVKSVKSRMLEDGYAYLRISQFQSQSATNMVDEINKLKKEHGGKLDGLVLDLRNNPGGVLNGAVAVSDAFLTKGLIVYTEGRIADSKLRFNATPDDILDGAPLVVLVNQGSASASEIVAGALQDHKRAIIMGAKTFGKGSVQTILPLSNDSALKLTTARYYTPSGRSIQAEGITPDIPLEPVQVSAVDKDIEPLKEANLTKHLENGSSNGKQKSDDGKTDSEASKLLKDDYMLYEALNLLKGLSILQARMQ, from the coding sequence ATGAAATCCATACTGAAAGCGAACATTCACAGTTATCTGCTCCTGCTAACCGGCCTGGTGACAGGCGTCCTGGTTTCGATCGGGCATGGTGTGCTGGCGGAGCGCGAGACGGTACAGGCCACGCTGCCGATCGAGGAGCTGCGCACCTTCAGTGACGTGTTCGGGCGGATCAAGAACGACTACGTCGTCGACGTGGATGACAAGGAGCTGATCGAGAACGCGATACGCGGCATGCTTGCAGGACTGGATCCGCACTCGTCCTATCTCGACTCGGAACAGTTCAACGAACTGCAGGTCGGCACCACGGGTCAGTTCGGCGGGCTCGGCATCGAGGTCGGCATGGAAGACGGTTTCGTCAAGGTGATCGCGCCGATCGACGACACACCCGCGCAGCGTGCGGGCATCCTCGCGGGTGATCTCATCATCCGTCTCGATGAGACGCCGGTGAAAGGCATGTCCCTCAACGACGCGGTCAAGATCATGCGCGGGGAGCCAGGCAGCGACATCGTGCTGACCATCGTGCGCGAGGGCGTCGACCAGCCGATCAAGGTGACCATCACCCGCGACGTGATCAAGGTGAAGAGCGTCAAGTCGCGCATGCTCGAGGATGGCTATGCCTACCTCCGCATTTCCCAGTTCCAGTCTCAGAGCGCGACCAACATGGTCGACGAGATCAACAAGCTCAAGAAGGAGCATGGCGGCAAGCTGGACGGGCTGGTGCTCGACCTCCGCAACAATCCGGGCGGCGTGCTCAACGGCGCCGTGGCCGTGTCCGATGCCTTCCTCACCAAGGGCCTGATCGTCTATACCGAGGGCCGCATCGCCGATTCCAAGCTGCGCTTCAATGCCACGCCGGATGACATCCTGGACGGCGCGCCGCTCGTGGTGCTCGTCAACCAGGGTTCCGCCTCTGCCTCGGAGATCGTCGCCGGCGCCCTGCAGGATCACAAGCGCGCGATCATCATGGGTGCGAAAACCTTCGGCAAGGGCTCGGTGCAGACCATCCTGCCGCTGAGTAACGACTCCGCGCTCAAGCTGACCACGGCGCGCTACTACACGCCGTCCGGGCGTTCCATCCAGGCCGAGGGCATTACTCCGGACATCCCGCTCGAGCCGGTGCAGGTGTCGGCGGTGGACAAGGACATCGAGCCGCTGAAGGAAGCGAACCTGACCAAGCATCTCGAAAACGGCAGCAGTAACGGCAAGCAGAAGTCCGATGACGGCAAGACGGACAGCGAGGCGAGCAAGCTGCTGAAAGACGATTACATGCTCTACGAAGCACTCAACCTGCTCAAGGGCCTGTCAATCCTGCAGGCACGCATGCAGTAG
- a CDS encoding metalloregulator ArsR/SmtB family transcription factor: protein MTASNESLLTRAEDIDRASRSLKAMSHPLRLKILCTLGDQEISVQDIVERVGTSQSNISQHLAILRDKGILASRKDANRVYYRVGDSRTLRLISMMREVFCTSP from the coding sequence ATGACAGCAAGCAACGAATCACTGCTCACCCGTGCCGAGGACATCGACCGGGCATCGCGCTCACTCAAAGCCATGTCGCATCCCCTGCGGCTGAAGATCCTGTGCACCCTGGGCGACCAGGAGATCAGCGTGCAGGACATCGTCGAGCGCGTCGGTACTTCGCAGAGCAACATCTCGCAGCATCTGGCCATCCTGCGGGACAAGGGTATCCTGGCATCACGCAAGGATGCCAACCGTGTGTATTACCGTGTCGGGGACTCGCGCACACTGCGGCTGATCAGCATGATGCGCGAAGTATTCTGCACCAGCCCCTGA